ATAAATCCCCTCTAGCAGAAACAATAGCATTCATTTCTGAGTGGACTACATATGGGTACTTATTATCAAATTGATTTTCTTGATTGCGATCCCATGGAAAGCTGTCGTTGGAAATCCCTCGAGGAAAACCATTATAACCTGAACTTATAATTTGATTGAGGTTATTAACAACCACACAGCCAACTTGAGTTTCAGGGTCTTTGCTGCGCATTGCATTCAATTCGGCGATTGCCATAAAATATTCATCTCAAGAAATATAGTTTGTTCGTGATTTTACCATTAGATAGACACTAAAACTAAATTATCACCGTCAATGATAAATTGAGATTTTCAACCGATTTTACCAATAATTTCATTAGCCATTTCAACTTTTAAAAAGCCTCTTTGGATATACATTCCCAGTGAATTAATTGTTGAATTGTGCATTGCTGGAATGTATGTTGGTACTAATAGCATAATTAATGGTAGGAATAAAAATGTAGCTACAATGAAGTATCCCGAAAATAAACGACCACTAAATCCATCTTTGTAATTAGAATTTAAAATAATCGATAATCCCATTCCTACACAGAATCCTGCTGAAATTACTCAATAAGTTGATTCGTTTAGTTCGAATAAAGGAAACATGAATATGAAAAACCCTGGGTAAATCATTTCTTTTTTAGTTAATATAGAAATAACATCATGCTTACCTGATACTTTAATCAATAAAGCCCCAAATAAAATAGCAGAAATTACAATTGGTCCTCCAAATACTTTTGAAGGTATTAAAATTGAAAAAATTAAACCACAAATAATGTAACCCACAAAGATGATTACCATCATTTTAAGGGCCCCAATAAGGTTTTCAGTATAAGATGATAATTTCTTTAATGCGTAAAAGTTGATTCCAATAATAATAAAGTCAGTAATTAAAGAACCTGTTGCTCCTGAAAATCCGTATGTAAACACTCTTCAGAATTGACCACCCAAAATTGTTAAATTAAAGTTAGTTCCCCCAGCAAATAATTTAATTGAATCGGGATCAAAACCAACGACTCCTCCAGAAAAAAATGTTAAATAAAGGAATATTAAAATTGGGACGAATGAAAAAAGCGCAGTTGCAATTCAAGTTCCAATTAGTTGTCCACCTTGAATTTTATTATGGAACTCTTGAAACTTTTTACTTACATCACTATTTTTATCGTCTAGATCCTCAATTAATTTCTTAACTTGTTCTTGATCTTTTAAATCAACGATTATTTCATCATCTGCTTTTTTATCTGAAAACTTCAACTTATCAATATTTGCAAAAAAAGGTTTTAGTTTGGTAACTAAATTATTTTTATCCCCAAATATTTTAATGTCTGATTCAACAGTTTCATCCTTGATGTTTGTTGAATTGTCTAAGTAAATTCATAATATCTCGATTTTCTCACGACTTGCGTTTTTTGATTTTTTAGCAATGTCATCAATAATTGCATCATTTCTAAAATCGCCATCTCCGGAAGTGGCTTTAATTCTAATTATTTTTATCTTGGCATTACTGTTGTATAAATATGAAATTTCATCGTTATTTTGTGTTTTTTGTGGTTTGTACCCCTCTTTTTTAATAAAGTAATTCACTAAAGTAAGGCGGTTATTTGTAATCTCTGATTTCATAGCATTTTCCTAACTTGACTTTCTTAACATATTTATTTTATCATTAAATCACTCCGGTGGGTCAATTTCGAAAAACATTTTTTCACCTGTTATCGGATGTAAGAATGATAATTTTCAAGCATGCAAGTATTGACCATATTCTGATTTTTTATCGCTCAAATGACCATAAACTTGATCACCATAAATTGGGTGTTTAATAAAGTTGAAGTGGACTCGAATTTGATGAGTTCTTCCTGTCTCAATAACACAACTAACTAGAGTATGACTTTCAAATCTCTCCAAAACTTTGAAATTAGTCTTGGCATACTTACTATTTTTTTCAGTAACAGCCATTTTCTTGCGATCACCTGGGTGTCTACCAATTGGGGCATCAATTATTCCTTCATTTTCAAGAATAATCCCATGAACGATTCCTAAATATTCTTTATGAATTTCTTTATCTTTAAGCATTTCAGTTAGCTTTTTATGAGCCTTATCGTTTTTGGCCACAACAAGCAAACCGGTTGTTTGTTTATCTAGACGATGAACGATTCCTGGGCGATTAACTCCACCAATGGTTGATAAATCTTTAATGTGGTACATCAAAGCATTAACTAAGGTTTGTGAATAATTTCCAATGGCTGGGTGTACCACCATATCATTGGGTTTGTTAACAACGATTATATCATTATCTTGATAAACTATTTCAATATCAATATTTTCTGGTAGTATCTCTGAGGATTGAGCTTCAGGAATAATAACTTCAACTAAATCTCCAGCCTTTATTTTAAAGCGCGCTGGCTTGACTTCCCCATTTACTAAAACTAAATCATCGTTAATCAATTTTTGAATGTACGAACGCGAAAATTCATATTCTTCTTGACAACTATTAAAAATAAATTTGTCTAGTCGATCTTGTTCTGAAACTGTAAAATTTATTTTATTCATAAACTATTCCTCTTTTTTCTTATCGGTTTTTTTATCTTCGATTTTTTTCTTAGTATTTTTGACTTCGGGTTCAAGTGCTTCGCTGTCTACTTGAGATTTTTGTGAATTTATCATTTCCTCTTCTAGACGTTTATTTTCTTTTGACTCCTTGATAAATCCTGCAATTGTTGCAGGGAAAGCCACCACAACAAAGTAAACCACAGCAACATTAACTCATAAATCAGCAATATTGAAAATATAACCATCACTTCCTAGAAAGCTAAAATCTCAGACTAGAAAATCAACAACTCCACCTTTAATACCACTACCTGGTACTGCTGGGGCTCATGCTCGAGCTAGTAAATTAGCTCAGCTACCTGCTAACAAAATTGTAATTCCTATTAATCAAAAACGATCATTTACAAAAACAAAAATTAATGACATTATCAGGGTTACCAGCGTGGCTATTGTAATCGCCAAACCGACATTATCAGAGTTCATTCCATAAGCTGCACCCGGGTTTATTATGTAGTGAAGTTTTAAAAATCCAGGGATTAAACTACCTTGTTCATTATATGACATTTTGGCCACGACTATTCCTTTTGTAATTCAGTCGATGGCAACCAAAGAAGCAAAAATTGGTAAACAAACTATTAGTTTAAATTTTCATTCATAGTTATGCTTAACTAAATATGTTTTAAAATTTTGAAAAAACAAACTCAATACCTCCTTGAAAATTTATTTCTTAATTACTAAGAAGCAACGTTCACACAAGTCTTCAGTTTTTAATGTTGAAAAAATTCCTCAACATCTCTCACATTTAAGACCTTCGCGAAGTTTTATGCTTACTTTACCTATTTTACCTATAAAATTTGGATTTGCTACTTTTTTAAATTCAACTTGACTAACAATCAATATTTGACTTAAGTCAATTATTTTACTCATTTCCTCAAATTCTTTACTAATTTCTATTTCCACTTGAGCTTCAAATGATTTTTTAATGATTTTTTCATTACGCGCTAACTCTAAGGCTTTATTAATCTCATCACGGAATTGCATGAATAAATCTCATTTTTTAACAAACGCTTCTTTGTTAATAAAGTCCTGTTTTTTAATATCTAATAAGTGAACTGATTCTTCTTTTTTAATAAATTTAATGTTATCATAAATTTCTTCACTAGTGTGAATTAAGATCGGTCTTATTGTATCAATTAAAACTCATAATTGCTCGTATAAAATTGTTTGAACTTGACGGCGACGTAAATTATCACTTTTCTCAATATACAAGATATCCTTAATAAAGTCTAGGTAAAATGCTGATAAGTCATTATTTACATAGTTATTTAATAATTGGTAAACCAAGTTAAATTGATAACTATCATAGGCTTGAATAATTTTTTGCTTAAATACTGATAATTTATGCAAGCTATATTCATCTACTTGAGTTAGTTCTTTTTGATAATTTTTACTTGGATCAAAGTCCTCTAAATTAGTTAAAATAAAGCGAATTGTGTTTCTGATTTTTCTATAAGATTCACCAACTTGTTTTAATATTTCTGGTCCAATTTTTTGATCATCAGTGTAATCTGTTGATGCAACTCAAAGTCTTAGAATATCCGCTCCCATTTCATTAGCAATTCCAATTGGGTCAATTGTGTTACCAATTGATTTTGACATTTTTTTACCCTTTTCATCATTGGTCATTCCGTGAGTGATTAATTCCTTGTATGGAGCTTGACCATCTCAAATAACTGAGTTAACTAAACTAGAGTTAAATCAACCACGATATTGGTCGTTTCCTTCTAAATAAACATCAAATGGTCGTTTAAATTCTGGGAATCTTTCTTGTAAAGCTAAATTTGAACATCCCGAGTCAAATCAAACATCTAATATGTCTGTTTCCTTAGTTAGATTTTTATTTTGTCAATTTTTTGGTAAGAAGTGATCGGCTGGTTTAGTGAATCAAACGTTTGTTCCCTCTTTGGCTAAAATATCGATTGCATAATTTACTACCTCAGAGTTTAAAACTAATTTTTCATTGCTGTCATAAAATCCAATGATAGGCACTCCTCAAAGTCTTTGACGAGAAATGGTTCATTCCTCGCGACCTTCAATTAATGATCTTAATCGGTTTTGACTTCATTCTGGTTTTGTTTTTACATTATCAATTTGCTTCACGATTTGGGGGATTACTTGTTTTAATCCTACAAATCATTGTGCAGTAGCTCTTCAAATAACTGGTTTTTTAGTTCTTCAATCATGAGGGTACGAGTGGGTAATTCATTTCATTTTCAACAGATTTTGGTTGGCTGTTAATTTTGAACCCACAATCTTATTTGCATCATCATAGAAAATCCCGATTAAATCTTTATCCTCAATAGTTTTATCAAAATAACCAGCATTATCAATTGGAGCGAATGCCTGCATTTTCTCGCGCTTAACAAGTAAATAGTCATCCTCACCAAATCCCCCAGCTGTATGAACTAAACCAGTTCCAGATTCACTTGTAACATGATCTCCTAAAACTACCTTTGACAATTTTGTCTCATAAAGTGGGTGTTGGTAAGTTGAATTTTCTAAAACTTTTCCTGTAAATGTTTCTAAAATTTTAACATCTTCTCAACCGATTGTTTCTGTAACTGTTTTCAATAAATCTGTGGAAACAACAAAACGACGTTTATCATTTTTAACTTTCACCAATGAATATTCAATTTCACTTCCCGCCGCAATTAATTGATTGGCTGGAATAGTTCAAGGAGTTGTTGTTCAGATTACGAAGTAATCTTTTGCGCTATTTTTTCAAGCCTTAGTAGTAACAACTTTAGCTGCAATATACATACTTGGTGACTTAACATCTTGGTACTCAATTTCAGCTTCTGCTAATGCCGTTTCACTTGAAGGTGATCAAAAGATCGGCTTCAAATCTTTGTAAACTAGGTTTTTTTCAACTAATTTAGCAAATAGCTTTAATTGACTAATTTCAAAACTTGGGTCTAAAGTACGATAAATAACGTTTTCGTCTGTAAAAATCCCTAAACGTTTGAAACCTTTTTTTTGATTTTCGATTTGTTCAATTGCATAATTTTTACACAAGTCTCTAAAAACCTCAGGACTCACCTTTTTTCTGTCTACTCCAGTTTTGGCGATGGCTGTTTCAATTGGTAGTCCATGAGTGTCTCATCCCATAATATATGGAGATTTATATCCACTACTATTTTTTCAACGAACGATAAAATCCTTTAAACTTTTGTTCAAAGCATGTCCAACATGGATATCTCCATTTGCATATGGCGGCCCATCATGGAGAATAAATAACGGTTTTTCGTTGTTTAATTGTAATTTCTTATTGTAAATATTTAACTTTTCTCAGCGTTCTTGAATTTTGGGTTCTTTTTCTTTCAATCCCGCTCTCATGTCAAAATCTGTATTTTGTATTAAAAGTGTTTCTTTGTAATTTGCCATTTTTGTCTCCTTATAAAATAAAAATTCACCCCATTAAGGAGCGAATTAGCGCGGTACCATCCTTGTTTGCATTAAAAATGCCTCAATTTAAAATTAGTGAATAAAAAAATCAAGTGATAGGTTTTAAAAATAAATACTAGTTCGCACCAACCACCAGTTCTCTGAAAATTATTATTTTAAAACCCTTGTCTTAACTAACTATATTATAACTAAAAAAATAATTTTGTTACATATTTTCTAATAATTCTTCTTTAATTATATGAGCAACTTTTGCGATATCGTTTTTCTCAAAATTAAATATCTTTTCATTTCTAACTAAGAAATTATCAATAACTTGCAAAAAGCTTTGTTCATCGTCTTTAAAATCTCTTAGGTTAATTAATAATTTTGTTATTGCTTGTTTAACATTATATGAGAAATCCAAAGATCTCATAATTATCTTTTCAGCATTGTGATTTGCTACATCAAAAACCTCTTTGGTTTTTGCAACCCCTTCGTCCAAATATTGGTGTTTTGCACGCAAAACTTCTAATTCTTGTCGGAGGTGCAAATTTTCATCTTGAAGAAATTTTAATTTAGCAAAATATTCATTATTTTCATTCGATGAACTCATAATAACACTCCTATTCTTTTTTATTATTCCTACTTTTATCATTTTTGTCAATATCAAATTTAACTTTATAATTAATTGAGCGCATTTTTACACGATAAACTCTGATTTCGAGTTCACGAGTTTTATTAATAGCCTCTAAAGTTTGCAAATCAGAAATTCCTTTAATTTCATCGATGTATTTCAATCCGCGAGCTTTAAACGATCTAAAGCCAGTTGCTTCAATTTGATGAAAACGATTCGTTCAAATAAAATTAATCAGAATTATCAAGGTAAAAACTATAATCATTATGATTGTTACTAAATATGGGATTCATAATTGCCCATTAAAACCAAAATCCACAGATCATTTCAGCTCTGAACCACTATAAAAATCATATTTCATATTGGGAGCGTTAACTCATGCTGCTTGAAGGACATTAATCATATATCGATGTGGTATGAAATATAACAAGATCTTTAATCACTCATATTGAATAATTAGGTGATATGGGAAACCCAAACCTAAAAGATAAGTAATAAAGAAATAAAGCAAGGTTGCTATTGCCAATATCACTTGTTGAGATTTAAAGGCAATATAAATAACATAGCTCAATAAGATTGAAATAAGTCAAATTAAAAATAAACCTGTTAATAGCATTGCTCAATTAATTTGAGATAAGTACTCTCTTTGTTCGACAAAAAATATTTGTCCAATTCCAAAAACCAACAAAGTTACAAACATACAGTTAAATAGATTAAATGAAAATATCGCAAAGAACTTAATCGAATTAGGAATTGGTGAGTTATCTAAACGTGTGCTAAATCCCTTAATTCTTCAATCCGAAATGGTTCTCAAAAATGTGCTAATAGAGTTTCTAGCAATTCCAACAGCCACAGCGGAAATCAATAAGAACGGATCATCTTGTTTAAAAGATAGCCAAATAATCAGGGTCAGAATTGTTACTCCAATTCCTAGAGAGATATTAACATAACCTTTTAGTCAGTTTTTTCATTGGAGTCGATAAAGAATTAAAATTGTTATAAAATTGTTTCTCATTATCTTGGACCCCCTTTGAATGGCTTGGGAGGTTCGCCAATTTTCTCAGCCGTTTTTCTACCTGAATCAATATTTTCAATTTCTTGAATGCTTCTAGCTTCTTTAAAACGATAAATACGGTTTAGATGTTTGTGAATTCCCGGATAACCTTTAAATCTTTTGGCATTATACGAAAACCTTTTATAAAAAATTATTGAAATTCAAATTCCTGAGATTAATATTAACAATCCAGTAACTAAGTATGGGATTCAGATTTGATTCAAATATCCAAAACCATTTTTAGCAAATGTTCCATCCCCCATTGGATAGGACATCGTGGTGTCTCCGATTCATCCCGCTTGCATTAAATTTAGAACATATCGGTGCGGGAAAAAGTAGGTTATGATATTTAAAGTGTCATTTGAGTTAATTAAATAATAAGGAACTCCTAATCCTAACATGTACATTGGAATGAAGTAAAATCAGACAAATATTGAAATTATCACTTCGTTATTTTTAAAACTAAAAGCCACAATAATTGCAATCAAATTTGATAATATAATCATTAGAAATAATGAGCTAATAAAAATTAATCAATTAACATTTTTTAACAACAAACGTTGCTCAGGAAATAACATCCCGATTCCAAATAGTAAAAAAATTACCATAAAGTTCATTACAAAATTAAAACTCAAAAGCGAAAATACTAAAACCCTTTTTGAAATTGGTGTTAGCAAGAAGGCTTTTACTAGATGTTTGTTGTTGAAATCATTTATCGTACGTCCAAAATTATACAGCGAGTTTCTAATTACAGCAATCCCGATGGCTGATGCTAGTAAAAATCTATCAGTTTCCACACCTTTATTTTTAAACATCAATCAGCAAATTAGGGTAAAAGTCGTTAAAACAACTCCCAAAACAATATTTGTAATATCTGTTCAATAATTATGAAATTGAATTTTTCAAAGTTTTTTAAAAATTATTCAATTTTTCTTCATAAAAATTCCCTCTAACTATTTTAAATTACGTTTAAACTTCTTGTAATTTCGTCTTTCAATTTTGATGGTTTTTAATTCTTTGCGAATATATTTTTGTTTCATTTTTTCCAATTCGCTTTGTTGTACATTAATATTTAAAAGTTGTTTCTTTTTGCCTCCAAAAATAATTTCATTATTTCTAAAGATTGATTTAATATTGTTATTTAAGTATTCTAAGAATTGTTTAATTTCTTTTTCAATTTTTTTTAGTTTCTGGAACTGTGAATTTCGCTTAGCAAATTTCTTAATTTTTTTTAGCTCAACTTTTGCTTTCTTATTATTTAATTTAATGAGTCTTCTAACTGCAATTACATTTTCTTTTTCCAAACTCTCATTTGACAACTCCACGATTTTATTATTTATCTCGTCGAAGTAAAATAAAGTATTCTCCACAAAAATTTCATAAGAACTCTCTTTAACAAATGGATATTTCTCAAAGATTTTTTCAATTTGTTTTTTCAAGCTAACTATTTTATTATTATAATCTTTTAAAATTGGTTTAAAGAATGGATCTGGTTTAGGCTTGATAATTTTAGAACTAATTTCATTGCTAATTTTTTTAATGTAGTTGGCAGCTGATAAGTAATTTTGCTCCAAGTCAAAGATGCTACGGTCATCAATTATGTGTCCATCATTTAGAAAAATAACTCTTGAGGCATACTGATCAATGAAATCATGGTCTGGTGAAACTATAATCAAGGTTCCGTTATAATTTTTTACAAAACTTTCAAAAAATTCAAAAATTCTTGTTCTAAAATTATAACCAATCGATGAGGAAATTTCATCCACCACTACCAATTCTGGTTTGTGAAAAAAGGCTAAAAATAAACTAAACATTTGCAAGTTAACAACGCTTAATTTAGACAAGGCTTTATTTAAAAAAGCATTGATTTCAAAAACCTCAATCAAAGTTTGAACTCAAACTTCATCTTCAATTGCGAAAATATTTCTATACAAATCAATAATATCTTTAGTGATGAAACCACTTGGTCAATTTTGATCGCGAAATTGAATTCCTACAGATTCAAAAACTGAATCTTGAGTGAAATAATAATCAATAAATCCCGCACTCTGAACCAGATTATTGGCAATAATGCTTGCCAAAACACTTTTACCACTACCATTAGCTCCCAAAAAAGCAACGATTTCATTTTGATAAATTTTTAGATTAATTTTTTTTAAGGCCCAAGCACCCTTCTTAAAAATTTTAGAGACGTTGTTTAATTCTACTAAAATGCTTTTTTCGTTTTCTTTCATTAATAAAGCTCCTTAAATTATTTATTGATTATTAATAATGAATTGATTTGAGACCTTCATATATTCATCATAGTTTTTTACAATAGCTTTTGTATGTCCCCCAGATTCAAATAATTTGATTTCATTACCAGGATTTTTTTCAGCTTTATTTTTTGCTTCATATATTTTAACACTATCTTGGTAGTGAGTAACATTATCATCGATTGTGTGAATTAACAAAATCGGAAAACTCTTCAAGTTTTTGGGGATCAACTTTAAATAGTCTAAATTTTCTAAATTAACATTTTTTTCCTCACGATAAATATCAATGATATCTTT
This Spiroplasma endosymbiont of Panorpa germanica DNA region includes the following protein-coding sequences:
- a CDS encoding dCMP deaminase family protein, whose amino-acid sequence is MVKSRTNYISWDEYFMAIAELNAMRSKDPETQVGCVVVNNLNQIISSGYNGFPRGISNDSFPWDRNQENQFDNKYPYVVHSEMNAIVSARGDLSGCIIYTTLFPCHQCVKVIIQAGIKHVYYGSNKYENSEDNIAAKKMLDEVKITYSSKPIIKLKILK
- a CDS encoding rhomboid family intramembrane serine protease — protein: MKSEITNNRLTLVNYFIKKEGYKPQKTQNNDEISYLYNSNAKIKIIRIKATSGDGDFRNDAIIDDIAKKSKNASREKIEILWIYLDNSTNIKDETVESDIKIFGDKNNLVTKLKPFFANIDKLKFSDKKADDEIIVDLKDQEQVKKLIEDLDDKNSDVSKKFQEFHNKIQGGQLIGTWIATALFSFVPILIFLYLTFFSGGVVGFDPDSIKLFAGGTNFNLTILGGQFWRVFTYGFSGATGSLITDFIIIGINFYALKKLSSYTENLIGALKMMVIIFVGYIICGLIFSILIPSKVFGGPIVISAILFGALLIKVSGKHDVISILTKKEMIYPGFFIFMFPLFELNESTYWVISAGFCVGMGLSIILNSNYKDGFSGRLFSGYFIVATFLFLPLIMLLVPTYIPAMHNSTINSLGMYIQRGFLKVEMANEIIGKIGWKSQFIIDGDNLVLVSI
- a CDS encoding ATP-binding cassette domain-containing protein gives rise to the protein MKENEKSILVELNNVSKIFKKGAWALKKINLKIYQNEIVAFLGANGSGKSVLASIIANNLVQSAGFIDYYFTQDSVFESVGIQFRDQNWPSGFITKDIIDLYRNIFAIEDEVWVQTLIEVFEINAFLNKALSKLSVVNLQMFSLFLAFFHKPELVVVDEISSSIGYNFRTRIFEFFESFVKNYNGTLIIVSPDHDFIDQYASRVIFLNDGHIIDDRSIFDLEQNYLSAANYIKKISNEISSKIIKPKPDPFFKPILKDYNNKIVSLKKQIEKIFEKYPFVKESSYEIFVENTLFYFDEINNKIVELSNESLEKENVIAVRRLIKLNNKKAKVELKKIKKFAKRNSQFQKLKKIEKEIKQFLEYLNNNIKSIFRNNEIIFGGKKKQLLNINVQQSELEKMKQKYIRKELKTIKIERRNYKKFKRNLK
- the ileS gene encoding isoleucine--tRNA ligase → MANYKETLLIQNTDFDMRAGLKEKEPKIQERWEKLNIYNKKLQLNNEKPLFILHDGPPYANGDIHVGHALNKSLKDFIVRWKNSSGYKSPYIMGWDTHGLPIETAIAKTGVDRKKVSPEVFRDLCKNYAIEQIENQKKGFKRLGIFTDENVIYRTLDPSFEISQLKLFAKLVEKNLVYKDLKPIFWSPSSETALAEAEIEYQDVKSPSMYIAAKVVTTKAWKNSAKDYFVIWTTTPWTIPANQLIAAGSEIEYSLVKVKNDKRRFVVSTDLLKTVTETIGWEDVKILETFTGKVLENSTYQHPLYETKLSKVVLGDHVTSESGTGLVHTAGGFGEDDYLLVKREKMQAFAPIDNAGYFDKTIEDKDLIGIFYDDANKIVGSKLTANQNLLKMKWITHSYPHDWRTKKPVIWRATAQWFVGLKQVIPQIVKQIDNVKTKPEWSQNRLRSLIEGREEWTISRQRLWGVPIIGFYDSNEKLVLNSEVVNYAIDILAKEGTNVWFTKPADHFLPKNWQNKNLTKETDILDVWFDSGCSNLALQERFPEFKRPFDVYLEGNDQYRGWFNSSLVNSVIWDGQAPYKELITHGMTNDEKGKKMSKSIGNTIDPIGIANEMGADILRLWVASTDYTDDQKIGPEILKQVGESYRKIRNTIRFILTNLEDFDPSKNYQKELTQVDEYSLHKLSVFKQKIIQAYDSYQFNLVYQLLNNYVNNDLSAFYLDFIKDILYIEKSDNLRRRQVQTILYEQLWVLIDTIRPILIHTSEEIYDNIKFIKKEESVHLLDIKKQDFINKEAFVKKWDLFMQFRDEINKALELARNEKIIKKSFEAQVEIEISKEFEEMSKIIDLSQILIVSQVEFKKVANPNFIGKIGKVSIKLREGLKCERCWGIFSTLKTEDLCERCFLVIKK
- a CDS encoding signal peptidase II; this translates as MFFQNFKTYLVKHNYEWKFKLIVCLPIFASLVAIDWITKGIVVAKMSYNEQGSLIPGFLKLHYIINPGAAYGMNSDNVGLAITIATLVTLIMSLIFVFVNDRFWLIGITILLAGSWANLLARAWAPAVPGSGIKGGVVDFLVWDFSFLGSDGYIFNIADLWVNVAVVYFVVVAFPATIAGFIKESKENKRLEEEMINSQKSQVDSEALEPEVKNTKKKIEDKKTDKKKEE
- a CDS encoding RluA family pseudouridine synthase, translating into MNKINFTVSEQDRLDKFIFNSCQEEYEFSRSYIQKLINDDLVLVNGEVKPARFKIKAGDLVEVIIPEAQSSEILPENIDIEIVYQDNDIIVVNKPNDMVVHPAIGNYSQTLVNALMYHIKDLSTIGGVNRPGIVHRLDKQTTGLLVVAKNDKAHKKLTEMLKDKEIHKEYLGIVHGIILENEGIIDAPIGRHPGDRKKMAVTEKNSKYAKTNFKVLERFESHTLVSCVIETGRTHQIRVHFNFIKHPIYGDQVYGHLSDKKSEYGQYLHAWKLSFLHPITGEKMFFEIDPPEWFNDKINMLRKSS